ACCGACAACAAGGCCGCGGACAGCGGGCCGAAGTTCTCCGCCAACGGGAAGAAGCTCGCGTGGCGCGCCCAGAAGCAGGCGGGTTACGAGGCGGACAAGTGGGACATCCTCGTTGCGGACTGCAAGCCGGACGGGACGCTCGCGGGCAAGCCGTTCAACGTGACCGGGAAGTACGACGTGTCGGTCGGTGAGTTCGTCTGGAACGGCGAGTACGATCGCGCGTTCCTCTTCACCGCGGACGCCGACGGCCTCGCGCCGCTCTTCATGGTTCAAGCGGACGGCGCGGGCTTCAAGACCGAGTACGCGGCCGGTGCGTGCGGGTCGCTCTCGACCTCGCGCAAGCGGAACATGTTGGCGTTCACCGAAACCACCATGTACCACCCGGCCGAGGTGAAAACGTACTGGTGGCCGGGAGAGCAAGCGAAGCCGGTGGACGTGAGTAAGGTGAACGAGAAACTGCTCGGCGCACTCGATCTGCCCAAACCCGAATCGGTGGAAGTGCCGGTCGAGGGCAAGGTCAACATGCAGATGTGGATCCTGAAACCGCCCGGGTTCGATGCGCAGAAGAAATGGCCGGTCGCGTTCCTCGTTCACGGTGGACCACAGGGAGCGTGGGAGAACAGTTGGAGCTTCCGCTGGAACCCGCAGGCGTGGGCCGCGCAGGGCTACGTGGTGGTGCTCCCGAACCCTCGCGGGAGCACCGGGTTCGGTCAGAAGTTCGTGGACGAGATTACCGGAGATTGGGGTGGGAAGTGTTATCGCGACCTTATCGCGGGGCTGGACTTCGTCGAGAAACTGCCTTACGTGGATAAGGATCGCATTGGATCGGCGGGGGCTAGTTTCGGCGGGTACATGATGGATTGGTTCGCGGTGAACGACATCGCGAAACGGTTCAAGTGCCTCATCACGCACTGCTCGGTGTGGAACTTCGAGAGCATGTGGGGCACGACGGACGAGTTGTGGTTCGACGAATGGGAGCACGGCGGGTTGCCGTGGGAAAAGCCCCAGAAGTACGCCGAGTTCTCACCCCACAAGAAGGCCGGGAACCTGGGCAAGTACAAGACCCCGATGCTCGTGATCCACAACGATTTGGACTTCCGGTGCCCGATCGGTCAGGGGCACGAGCTGTTCACCGCGCTCCAGCGCCAGGGCGTGCCGAGCCGGTTCGTGAACTTCCCCGACGAGGGGCACTGGGTGCTCAAGCCCCAGAACAGCGCGTACTGGCACAAGGAAGTGTTTGGGTGGCTGAAAAAGTACGTCCCGCCCGGACCGAAATAGAGAAACGTACTTGTCTCACCGTTCGCGAGCGGGGCGCTACGAGCGCGCCCCCGCTCCTTCGTGCCGAAACGCCCCCTTGCCCGAAGTTGCGCCGGAACCGCATAATAACGGCACCCGAATCCTCTCGCGTCCCTCTCTTCGCTCCTTTAAGGACACGCGCATGCCAGACCCGTTCCGCCCACTCGTGGGCACACTTGCGGTCGTCGCGCTGCTCGCGATCACCGCCCCCGCGCCGGCCCAAAAGCCGTTCGACGATCCCGTTCTCGAGCGCATGCGGAAGGACATCTTCTTTCTCGCCAGTCCGGAGTGCGAGGGGCGCGGGATCGACACGAAGGGCATCGAAAAGGCGGCCGACCGCGTCGCGGAAGTGTTCCAGGAATCCGGGTTGAAGCCCGCGATGAAGGGCGGCAGCTACTTCCAGCCGTTCAGCGTCACAATGTCGTCGAAACTCGGTAAGCCGACCGAGCTCACGCTCACCGGTCCCGACGATGCGAAGAAGGAACCGAAGCTCAACACCGATTACAGCCCGATGGGGTTCAGCCCCACGAGCAAGGCGTCGGGCGATCTCGTGTTCGCGGGTTACGGCATCACGGCTCCGGGCCTCAAATACGACGACTACGCGGGGCTCGACGTGGAGGGCAAGATCGTCGTGATCCTGCGCCGCACCCCGCGCTACAACGAGAAGGGTGACAAGCGGTTTGACACCACTGTGAACGCGAGCGACGACAGCACTCATGCGGCGTTCGCTACCAAGATCGAAGTGGCGCAAAAGCACAAGGCCGCCGGGCTCATCATCGTGAACGACACGAGCGCCGCGGGGAAAAACGACCCGATCGCCCAGTACGCTCAGCACGCGAGCGGCACTACGCCGGCCAAGTTCCCGGTGCTCTTCCTCAAGCGAGCCGTGCTCGACGAGATTCTCGCCGCAGCGAAACAGAAGTCGCTGACCGAGATCGAAACCGCGATCAACGAGAACTTGAAGTCACAATCGTTCGCACTCAAGGACTGGAAGGCCGATGCTCAAGTAACCGTGGACCGCAAAGAGGTGAAGACGAAGAACGTGGTCGGTGTGCTGGAGGGCGCGGGGCCTCTGAAGGACGAGACGGTCGTCATTGGCGCGCACTACGACCACGTCGGCTACGGTACTTTCGGGAGCGCGGGTGGCCCAACGGCGTCGGGCAAGATTCACTACGGCGCCGATGACAACGCGAGCGGCACCACCGGACTGATGGAACTCGCTCGCCGGTTCGGGGGGATCAAGAACCGTCAGGGCCGGCGCATCGTGTTCATCGCGTTCTC
The Gemmata palustris DNA segment above includes these coding regions:
- a CDS encoding M28 family peptidase; translated protein: MPDPFRPLVGTLAVVALLAITAPAPAQKPFDDPVLERMRKDIFFLASPECEGRGIDTKGIEKAADRVAEVFQESGLKPAMKGGSYFQPFSVTMSSKLGKPTELTLTGPDDAKKEPKLNTDYSPMGFSPTSKASGDLVFAGYGITAPGLKYDDYAGLDVEGKIVVILRRTPRYNEKGDKRFDTTVNASDDSTHAAFATKIEVAQKHKAAGLIIVNDTSAAGKNDPIAQYAQHASGTTPAKFPVLFLKRAVLDEILAAAKQKSLTEIETAINENLKSQSFALKDWKADAQVTVDRKEVKTKNVVGVLEGAGPLKDETVVIGAHYDHVGYGTFGSAGGPTASGKIHYGADDNASGTTGLMELARRFGGIKNRQGRRIVFIAFSAEEIGLVGSQFYCKEPLFPLDKTVAMVNMDMIGRTKPVPTDWLGLFGKKDRLVVYGTGTSDGFTELVQDANKKPDFKLSVLPAGTGPSDHDSFYRKKIPVLFLYTGTHGEYHKPTDVPEKIDVPGMKKTTDFAEYLLTDLSTRESPPKYVAVKDPWSDPTESRPARMMGPRLGILPSYTFEGEGVLLEGVSPGGAAEKAGIKEGDIIVEVGGKSTPNVGAYMTAMGAQKAGNAVDIVVERKGKKLTLKAKLE
- a CDS encoding dipeptidyl-peptidase 5 — encoded protein: MIALTRAAVASVALLALVLPARAADKRPMKVDDLFAFKRAAAPQISPDGKAVVYQVTTVDLAANKSSTALWLAPADGKAEPKPLTDPKGKKDMNPRWAPDGERVLFESTRSGSVQLWVLTADGAVTQITDISTGAGSGAWAPDGKSVAFASSVYPEFSEKPFTESNKLNKEKDDEIEKSPVKAKAFSRLFYRHWDEYVGDKRQHLFVCKVDGTECRDVTPGDRDANPTSTTFSSGDDFAFSPDGKYLVFSAVPEKGESWSTNYDLCRVSVTNTSTKWETLTTDNKAADSGPKFSANGKKLAWRAQKQAGYEADKWDILVADCKPDGTLAGKPFNVTGKYDVSVGEFVWNGEYDRAFLFTADADGLAPLFMVQADGAGFKTEYAAGACGSLSTSRKRNMLAFTETTMYHPAEVKTYWWPGEQAKPVDVSKVNEKLLGALDLPKPESVEVPVEGKVNMQMWILKPPGFDAQKKWPVAFLVHGGPQGAWENSWSFRWNPQAWAAQGYVVVLPNPRGSTGFGQKFVDEITGDWGGKCYRDLIAGLDFVEKLPYVDKDRIGSAGASFGGYMMDWFAVNDIAKRFKCLITHCSVWNFESMWGTTDELWFDEWEHGGLPWEKPQKYAEFSPHKKAGNLGKYKTPMLVIHNDLDFRCPIGQGHELFTALQRQGVPSRFVNFPDEGHWVLKPQNSAYWHKEVFGWLKKYVPPGPK